GTGGGTAAAATGCCGGCCCGTAACTGCGCCCGGTGGCAGCCCGGCACTTTTATCCCGCTGGACGCGAAGGCCTTGAAAGATGTCACGCTATGGCTCTCGAATGTCGCGCTCTTCCAGGGGGAAGCCGGTGTCCAGGACGGAGCGGTAGCAGTAGCTTTAAAAGATACGATTAAGGAGACGAGCCATGTCCGATGAAGCATCAGTTGGAGCGCCCGGAAGCGCTGAAGATAAAAATTGGGGCATCATTATGGATGTTCAGGTGGAAGTCACCGCGCTGCTGGGTACATGCAAGGTCGCCATGCGAGACGTGCTGGAGCTTAAGCCGGGCACCATCCTGAAACTGGAGCAACGGGCCACGGACCCCATCGTCATTTGTCTGAACGGGCGGGCGGTCGCCCACGGCGAGGTCGTCGTCGTGGATGAGTGCTTCGGAATCAAAATCACCAAACTGTGCGAATGATGCAATCCGGCGAATATACACTGGTGTCACTCGCTCAACTACTGGGGGAGGGAGGCGCGAAAGAGGCGGCGCCGCTGTTCCCTTCCGCATCGCTGGGGTTGCCGTTCATGTTCCTGGGGCTGATTCTTATCGGTGCGCTGGCTATCTGGCTCTTCAAGCGCCGCGGCAGCATGCTTACACGCCCGGGGCAGCTCAAGCTGCTGGAGAGTCGCAGCCTGGGCGGGCGGCAGTTCATCGTGGTTGCTGCCTACGGCAACGAGCGCTTCCTGCTGGGCGTGTGTCCCGGACGTATCGATTATCTGGGGACACTGCAATCACCGGAGGACGTCGAGCCATCCGAAACAATACCGCCCACCGGGCGGCTCTATGGGGAGGAACATCGGTGAACCGCTGGCGGTACATCCTCGGGATGGTTATTCTGGTTTGTCTGATTGGCTTGCCCGGCACGCTTCAGGCCCAGACCCAGGCAGCGACTGACCCCGGTGGGCTGAACCTGAGCCTGCGCCTGGGAGACGAAGCCGGCGACCTCGATATCGGCGTGGCCATTCAGATCGTGATCGTGATGACGCTTCTGGCGGTGGCACCGGCCCTGGTCATGCTGACGACGAGCTTTCTGCGGATCATCATCGTACTGGGCTTCCTGCGCAACGCGCTCGGCCTCCAGTCCACCCCGCCGAACCAGGTCCTGGTCGGGATCGCGGTCTTTCTGTCGTTTTTCCTCATGATGCCGATTGCCGAGAAGATCAACCAGACGGCGCTCATTCCCCTGGAAAATAAAGCAATCAGCTCGACGGAGGCCCTGGAGCTGGCCAAGGAGCCACTGCGCGAGTTCATGCTCAAGCAGGCTTCCGCCGATGATCTTGAATACTTCATGCAACTGGCGAGCATGCCCCCGACCATGGCCGAAGATCTCCCCATGCGGGTGGTGATTCCAGCCTTCGTGGTGGGAGAGCTGCGGAGGGCCTTCCAGATGGGCTTCCTGATTTTCCTGCCGTTCCTGGTCGTCGATTTCGTCGTGGCCACGGTGCTGATGGCCATGGGCATGATGATGATGCCCCCGGTCATCGTCTCCTTGCCGTTTAAAATCCTTCTCTTCGTCCTGGCTGACGGATGGTTCCTCGTCCTGAGCAGTCTGGCTTCCAGTTTTTAATCCTATGGGCATCGAAGCAGCAGTCGAACTCCTTCAGGCGACCTTCTACACCGCGCTGGTCATGGTCGCGCCACTGTTGTTCACGGCGATGGCGGTGGGGCTGCTGATCAGCGTCGTGCAGGCGGCCACCAGCCTGCAGGAGCAGACACTCTCCTTCGTCCCCAAGCTGCTGGCGGTGGTGGGCGTCATGCTGTTTACCGCCTACTGGACGATCGAGAAGATTTTAGCGTTCACCCAGGCGATGTTCGATCGCGTTGCCGCCGGAGGATTTTGAAAATGGGCGACGTCAACGGAATGATCCTGGTCGGCGGCGCGGTCTTCTTGCGGGCCGGTGCGTTCTTCGCCTTCGTGCCGTTCACGGGGCGTCCGGTCCCGGTATTCGTGCGCGTGGCCCTCGCGCTGTTCATGGCCATCGTGGCGCTGACGACCCTGCCGCGGATGTCGGTTCCTGAGGGGCCGTTGTTGTCGCTGCTCCCGCTCGTGCTGGTGGAGGCCCTTATCGGTCTGGCCATGGCCTTCGCGGTTCAGAAAATTTTCATCATCTGTCAGATCGCCGGCATCATGATCGCGCAGGAGATCGGGCTGATGCAGGGGGGCGTTTTTAATCCCTTGCTGGGCCAGCAGGAGAGTTTGGTGGGCTCCGGCATGAACCTGCTGGCGATCGTCCTGCTTTTCTCACTTGGACTGCACCGGGAGGTTATCTCGGCTTTTCTTGAGTCGCTGCGGCTGCTGCCTCCCATGAATATCCTCGGTTCGGGTGCCGCCGAAGAGGTGCTCAAAACGCTCAGTCGCTTGTTCTTATCAGCGGTGCAGATGGCCGCTCCCTTTATCGCGATGAACTTCATTGTCGTCCTGGCCTTTGGTGTGCTCGGTCGCGCGGCGCCCGCCATCAATGTCCTCTTTGTCAGTTTTCCGGTGCGTCTGCTGGTCGGACTATTGCTGCTGGCCGCACTGACGCCTTTCCTGGGGCGGCAAATCCTCATGCACTTGCAAAACGTGCCCGGTGATATGATCCGGCTGATCAACGTCGAGCACAACGGGAGGGCTGAGTAATGGCTGGTGACGAAGACAAGTCCTCAAAAACCGAAGAGCCGACCTACAAGCGGCTGCGGGACGCCCACGAAAAGGGAAACTTCGCCCGGGCCGAGGAGATCGGAGTGGTGCTGGGGTTAGCGGCAGCGTTCGCCGTGCTCGTTCTGTACGGTAAGGATGCGGCGATCTCGATACGCCGGATGGCCGTCTGGATGTTCAGTCACTGCGGAGAGATCGAGATCACGCCGAGTCTCGTCGTCGATCAGGCTTGGGCGGGGCTAGGTTACATGGGCGGGCTGCTGGCACCGCTGTTGGGGGCGGCTTTGGTTGCCGCGCTGCTGGCAGGCGGATTGCAGAGTGGCTTTCGCCCGACCCCGAAGGCGTTCGGGGTGAAGTTCGAAAAGCTCCACCCCGTCAACGGCCTCAAGCAGAAGTACTCGGGGCAGGCGCTGGCGAATTTCGCTTTCAATCTGCTCAAGTTGTTCGTGGTCGCCGGGGTCGTTTACGAGGGCTTTGAGCGCCTCTCCCACGATCCAATTTTCTTCACCGTAGTCGAGCCCGAGCGGATTCCGCAGTTTATGCTTTCTTCGACGCTTACGATGTTGGCGTTCCTGATCTTCGGCCTGGGGGCTATCGGCGGACTGCATTTCCTCTTTCAGAAGCACCGCACGCGGCAGAGCCTGCGGATGAGCAAGCAGGAGATCAAGGACGAGCACCGGCAGCAGGAGGGCGACCCGCATATGAAGCAGATGCGGCGACA
The DNA window shown above is from Ruficoccus amylovorans and carries:
- the fliP gene encoding flagellar type III secretion system pore protein FliP (The bacterial flagellar biogenesis protein FliP forms a type III secretion system (T3SS)-type pore required for flagellar assembly.), giving the protein MNRWRYILGMVILVCLIGLPGTLQAQTQAATDPGGLNLSLRLGDEAGDLDIGVAIQIVIVMTLLAVAPALVMLTTSFLRIIIVLGFLRNALGLQSTPPNQVLVGIAVFLSFFLMMPIAEKINQTALIPLENKAISSTEALELAKEPLREFMLKQASADDLEYFMQLASMPPTMAEDLPMRVVIPAFVVGELRRAFQMGFLIFLPFLVVDFVVATVLMAMGMMMMPPVIVSLPFKILLFVLADGWFLVLSSLASSF
- a CDS encoding flagellar biosynthetic protein FliR, whose translation is MGDVNGMILVGGAVFLRAGAFFAFVPFTGRPVPVFVRVALALFMAIVALTTLPRMSVPEGPLLSLLPLVLVEALIGLAMAFAVQKIFIICQIAGIMIAQEIGLMQGGVFNPLLGQQESLVGSGMNLLAIVLLFSLGLHREVISAFLESLRLLPPMNILGSGAAEEVLKTLSRLFLSAVQMAAPFIAMNFIVVLAFGVLGRAAPAINVLFVSFPVRLLVGLLLLAALTPFLGRQILMHLQNVPGDMIRLINVEHNGRAE
- a CDS encoding FliM/FliN family flagellar motor switch protein, translated to MSDEASVGAPGSAEDKNWGIIMDVQVEVTALLGTCKVAMRDVLELKPGTILKLEQRATDPIVICLNGRAVAHGEVVVVDECFGIKITKLCE
- a CDS encoding EscU/YscU/HrcU family type III secretion system export apparatus switch protein gives rise to the protein MAGDEDKSSKTEEPTYKRLRDAHEKGNFARAEEIGVVLGLAAAFAVLVLYGKDAAISIRRMAVWMFSHCGEIEITPSLVVDQAWAGLGYMGGLLAPLLGAALVAALLAGGLQSGFRPTPKAFGVKFEKLHPVNGLKQKYSGQALANFAFNLLKLFVVAGVVYEGFERLSHDPIFFTVVEPERIPQFMLSSTLTMLAFLIFGLGAIGGLHFLFQKHRTRQSLRMSKQEIKDEHRQQEGDPHMKQMRRQMARRFAQRQMMTEVPGADVVIVNPTHYAVALRYDRQRHAAPIVLAKGMNLVAGRIREIAGQHAVPIIENKPVARALFKVGEPGREIPPALYQAVAEILSLVYRLKRRGLVRGRMENV
- a CDS encoding flagellar biosynthetic protein FliQ is translated as MGIEAAVELLQATFYTALVMVAPLLFTAMAVGLLISVVQAATSLQEQTLSFVPKLLAVVGVMLFTAYWTIEKILAFTQAMFDRVAAGGF
- a CDS encoding FliO/MopB family protein, whose product is MFLGLILIGALAIWLFKRRGSMLTRPGQLKLLESRSLGGRQFIVVAAYGNERFLLGVCPGRIDYLGTLQSPEDVEPSETIPPTGRLYGEEHR